The following proteins are encoded in a genomic region of Paenibacillus sp. FSL H3-0469:
- a CDS encoding spore germination protein, which translates to MSGQQHTQRVPLEWIRSQLSGFGDLEDKVLTIPAGQVSLLYIKSVTDGQAISRNIIAPFYEMGHPAAYYSYVADYPGSEEVTDGQRALDLLLSGYACIGREGKLCCFDVLRAEASSIKETITESISQGPSDALGENLAVNLNLVRRRYLSSALKMEFTVIGNVSKTKAAILYDESRVNHQVLAELKEKLDSLKLDILQAAGELEKYISSDKLRIFPKTIVTERPDRVVFNLAEGKVAILLDTTGYAIVLPSIFNDFFTAMDDKIHLPFVGRFLKLLRILGVAMTLWLPALYIAFTSYNPEIVRVQIALLIGGSRATVPYPSFVEVILMMIMMEFLTEASLRLPRAIGPTATTVGGLILGQAATAAGLIGNIMIILVSVVAISNFLVPLNMMSFSIRVLKYFFVIAAAVLGLVGVVICLVGFTLYLCSQRSFGQPYFKMFALDALGASLKKKSGGS; encoded by the coding sequence ATGTCAGGACAACAGCATACACAGAGGGTCCCGCTCGAATGGATCAGAAGCCAGCTAAGCGGGTTCGGCGACCTTGAAGACAAGGTTTTAACGATTCCGGCGGGACAGGTCAGCCTGCTCTATATCAAAAGTGTGACAGACGGACAGGCCATCAGCCGCAATATCATTGCCCCGTTCTATGAGATGGGGCATCCCGCAGCCTATTACAGCTATGTGGCCGATTATCCCGGCAGTGAAGAGGTAACAGACGGGCAGCGTGCTCTGGACCTTCTGCTCAGCGGGTATGCCTGCATTGGGCGGGAGGGGAAGCTCTGCTGCTTCGATGTCCTCCGGGCGGAGGCCAGCAGTATCAAGGAGACGATCACGGAGAGCATCAGTCAAGGCCCCTCCGATGCGCTGGGGGAGAATCTGGCGGTGAACCTCAATCTGGTCCGGCGGCGTTATCTGTCCTCTGCGCTCAAGATGGAATTTACCGTCATCGGCAATGTATCCAAGACCAAAGCGGCGATCCTTTACGACGAGAGCCGGGTGAATCATCAGGTGCTGGCGGAGTTAAAAGAGAAGCTGGACTCGCTGAAGCTCGACATTCTGCAGGCTGCCGGGGAACTGGAGAAATATATCAGCAGCGACAAGCTGCGCATTTTTCCCAAGACTATAGTGACCGAGCGCCCCGACCGTGTGGTATTCAATCTGGCAGAGGGCAAGGTAGCGATCCTGCTGGATACGACCGGGTATGCGATTGTGCTTCCGTCCATATTCAATGATTTCTTCACCGCCATGGATGATAAAATCCATCTGCCCTTCGTCGGCCGCTTCCTGAAGCTCCTGCGCATCCTGGGCGTGGCTATGACGCTGTGGCTGCCAGCCTTGTACATTGCCTTCACCTCATACAATCCGGAGATTGTGCGGGTGCAGATCGCCCTGCTGATCGGGGGAAGCCGCGCCACAGTGCCATACCCGTCTTTTGTCGAGGTGATTCTGATGATGATTATGATGGAGTTCCTGACGGAGGCCAGCTTGCGTCTGCCCAGAGCCATCGGCCCTACAGCGACCACGGTCGGCGGTCTGATCCTGGGGCAAGCTGCTACAGCGGCGGGGCTGATCGGCAACATTATGATTATTCTCGTCTCTGTGGTGGCGATATCCAATTTCCTGGTCCCGCTGAATATGATGAGCTTCTCCATCCGTGTGCTGAAGTATTTCTTTGTCATTGCCGCAGCTGTGCTCGGGCTGGTCGGTGTTGTCATCTGCCTGGTGGGGTTCACACTGTACCTGTGCAGCCAGCGCAGCTTCGGCCAGCCGTACTTCAAGATGTTCGCTCTTGATGCGCTGGGAGCGTCACTGAAGAAGAAAAGCGGGGGCTCCTGA
- a CDS encoding FAD-dependent oxidoreductase, producing MNAQEPRSQGLPQFPESLWVGSTGRPSFPRLAEDHVTDVAIVGAGITGITTAYLLSKAGYKVTLLEAGQILGGATGYTSAKISAQHGMIYHDLVKHFGEEQARMYYQSNSEAMEWMIATAEELDLSCGMKREAAYLYADQGDEKTIKALNKEFEAYGKLRLPGEWLDQVPLPLGAGGAIRMPDQARFHPLEYLKGLLQAVLDRGGTVFEHTMIGEKVDTDGQITLHTEGEKFQIRCRHAVSASHFPFYDGGSLYFSRLHAERSYCLAFEPETDYEGGMFLSAGEPVRSLRAVEWGDKKLVIAGGENHKTGQGICTFGHYENLERFAGELLGIRSIPFRWSTQDLITLDRVPYIGKRAEDEEIYIATGFGKWGMTNGTVAARLIADGILGSSNPYTGLYDPSRFKAVPAIKNFIVQNLSVAKELVAGKVEIVHTKTKDLEPDRGAVVFHDGKRVGTYRDPEGQLHLVDRTCTHMGCECEWNNAERSWDCPCHGSRFSYEGDVLEGPATLPLKTITPED from the coding sequence ATGAATGCACAGGAACCCCGTTCGCAAGGTCTTCCGCAATTTCCGGAATCATTATGGGTAGGCAGCACCGGGCGGCCGTCTTTTCCGAGACTTGCGGAAGATCATGTTACAGACGTAGCTATTGTAGGGGCAGGAATTACCGGGATTACTACCGCTTATCTGCTGTCCAAGGCCGGATATAAAGTCACACTGCTTGAAGCCGGGCAGATTCTCGGCGGGGCTACCGGTTATACCAGCGCCAAAATCTCCGCCCAGCACGGCATGATCTATCATGATCTGGTGAAGCATTTCGGCGAGGAGCAGGCCCGGATGTATTATCAGTCGAACAGCGAGGCCATGGAGTGGATGATTGCCACAGCGGAAGAGCTGGACCTGTCCTGCGGGATGAAACGGGAGGCGGCCTATCTGTATGCGGATCAAGGCGATGAGAAGACAATCAAGGCTCTGAATAAGGAATTCGAGGCTTACGGTAAGCTAAGACTGCCCGGAGAGTGGCTGGATCAGGTGCCCCTGCCGCTGGGCGCGGGCGGGGCCATCCGGATGCCGGATCAGGCCCGTTTTCATCCGCTGGAGTATCTGAAGGGGCTTCTTCAGGCGGTTCTGGACAGGGGCGGCACTGTATTTGAGCATACGATGATCGGGGAGAAGGTCGATACAGACGGACAGATAACCCTGCATACCGAAGGAGAGAAGTTCCAGATCCGTTGCCGCCATGCGGTGTCGGCTTCCCACTTCCCCTTCTATGACGGCGGCTCCCTCTATTTCTCGAGGCTGCATGCCGAACGCTCCTACTGTCTGGCGTTCGAGCCGGAGACGGATTATGAGGGCGGCATGTTTCTGAGTGCCGGTGAACCGGTCCGCTCGCTGCGGGCAGTGGAATGGGGAGACAAGAAGCTGGTCATTGCCGGCGGGGAGAATCACAAGACCGGTCAAGGCATCTGTACATTCGGCCACTATGAGAATCTGGAGCGGTTCGCCGGGGAGCTGCTGGGCATTCGCAGTATTCCGTTCCGCTGGTCCACCCAGGATCTGATCACGCTGGACCGGGTTCCCTATATCGGCAAGCGCGCCGAGGACGAGGAGATCTATATCGCCACCGGCTTCGGGAAGTGGGGTATGACGAACGGAACCGTGGCTGCCCGCCTGATCGCAGACGGCATTCTGGGGAGCAGCAACCCCTACACCGGGTTATATGATCCCTCACGCTTCAAGGCGGTGCCCGCCATCAAGAACTTCATTGTACAGAACCTCTCGGTTGCCAAGGAGCTGGTCGCCGGCAAAGTGGAGATTGTGCACACCAAGACAAAGGATCTGGAGCCGGATCGAGGTGCCGTTGTCTTCCATGACGGCAAACGCGTGGGTACCTACCGCGACCCTGAGGGCCAATTGCATCTTGTGGACAGAACCTGTACCCACATGGGCTGTGAATGCGAATGGAATAATGCCGAGCGCTCCTGGGATTGCCCGTGTCATGGCTCCCGCTTCTCCTATGAAGGCGATGTACTCGAAGGTCCGGCGACCTTGCCGCTTAAGACAATTACGCCGGAAGACTAG
- a CDS encoding 3-ketoacyl-ACP reductase translates to MDLRGTSIVITGAGKGIGKALAMALAKEGANLGLISRTSADLEALKAALTEVYDIKVSIAVADIAVREEAERAVVALQKDLGPFDALINNAGIAQFGTFLEMDPADWERHMQINLFGAYYVTRAALPAMIERSSGNIINISSTAGERGFATGSAYCASKFALMGMTESLAMEVRKHNIRVVALTPSTVNTGLASDAGLKIGDEDRMMQPEDVAELTLAALKLPDRVFLKTAGIWTTNPQ, encoded by the coding sequence ATGGATTTGAGAGGAACCAGTATTGTCATTACAGGTGCAGGCAAGGGAATCGGCAAGGCGCTCGCTATGGCGCTGGCTAAGGAAGGCGCCAACCTGGGGCTGATCTCCAGAACCTCAGCGGATCTGGAGGCGCTGAAGGCGGCGCTGACCGAGGTGTACGACATTAAGGTCAGTATCGCCGTAGCCGATATTGCAGTACGTGAAGAGGCGGAGCGGGCGGTAGTGGCTCTGCAGAAGGATCTCGGCCCCTTCGACGCGCTTATTAACAACGCCGGGATCGCCCAGTTCGGCACGTTCCTGGAGATGGACCCGGCAGACTGGGAACGTCATATGCAGATCAACCTGTTCGGGGCCTATTATGTGACCCGCGCGGCACTGCCTGCGATGATTGAGCGTTCGAGCGGCAATATCATTAACATCTCCTCCACCGCAGGAGAACGCGGCTTCGCCACAGGCTCTGCCTACTGTGCCTCCAAGTTTGCTCTAATGGGCATGACGGAGTCACTGGCGATGGAGGTACGCAAGCATAATATCCGTGTCGTAGCGCTGACCCCAAGCACAGTGAATACAGGCCTTGCTTCCGATGCGGGTCTTAAGATCGGGGACGAGGACCGGATGATGCAGCCGGAGGACGTTGCTGAGCTGACGCTCGCTGCGCTTAAGCTGCCTGACCGCGTCTTCCTGAAGACGGCAGGCATCTGGACCACGAATCCGCAATAA
- a CDS encoding antibiotic biosynthesis monooxygenase — translation MLVVTNTIKIKEGHGEALASRFSADNGVQSIPGFIRMEVWHAAPKEGVEELKICTVWENEEALNGWTSSPAFRDSHRGAGRNEAIVGSSLDKYELVHSRTPDVQAD, via the coding sequence ATGCTGGTAGTTACCAATACGATTAAGATCAAGGAAGGGCATGGTGAAGCACTGGCCTCACGGTTCAGCGCAGATAACGGGGTGCAGAGCATCCCCGGCTTCATCCGTATGGAGGTGTGGCACGCCGCTCCTAAGGAAGGCGTGGAGGAGTTGAAGATCTGCACCGTGTGGGAGAATGAGGAGGCACTGAACGGCTGGACCTCTAGTCCCGCCTTCCGGGACTCGCACCGCGGTGCCGGCCGGAACGAAGCCATTGTCGGCTCCTCGCTCGACAAGTACGAGCTGGTGCACAGCCGCACTCCGGACGTTCAGGCTGACTAG
- a CDS encoding MMPL family transporter encodes MKGMSGYGKWVAGSKTKWITLLVWIVLVGVLTMLWPSVNSQVANNASNLPEDSQSVRASVVAEREFPAGSGVPALLVWHRDGGISEEDLVHITAVYSKLEQQPLEHQNFVPPLGKLPPQALQASLSEDRSTLVTPVLFDKTADSDQLGESLKSLKELVRTETGTDPSAAKPDSRDLSLRVSGPVGISVDATGLFKNADVSLLIATVILVLVFLLLIYRSPILALIPLVAVGFAYGVTSPVLGLMAKEGWITVDSQAVSIMTVLLFGAGTDYCLFLISRFRQMLKVEENKGRALLSAISHSSGAIAMSGFTVVLALFALLLAKYGAYHRFAVPFSVSILIMGVASLTLVPALLAIFGRTSFFPFVPRTPQMEAERAKAKGKPVPQPQPARRKGIGYLVVSRPWAIVGITVVLLGVLASFSSGIKFTYDILSSFPKTMESREGFDLIGKQFSPGELAPAKLMVDTEGLSGGEDLKSVLSSLSYVDVVSDPQQGAVNPKITAYDIEFKDNPYSIEAMDHIPALQATVESALTESGIENAQDKVWISGQTATQHDTKEIGERDTDLIIPVVIGLITVLLLVYLRSVVATVYLVGTVILSFFSALGLGWIIIHYVLGADAIQGAIPLYSFVFLVALGEDYNIFMISNIWKKRKHMPLKQAIAEGVNETGSVITSAGLILAGTFAVLASLPIQVLVQFGLITAIGVLLDTFVVRPFLVPAITVLFGRAAFWPGKHQEISEASASDTQQ; translated from the coding sequence ATGAAAGGTATGTCGGGCTACGGAAAATGGGTAGCAGGGAGCAAGACCAAATGGATCACGCTACTGGTGTGGATTGTACTGGTTGGGGTGCTTACAATGCTATGGCCTTCGGTGAATTCGCAGGTGGCCAACAATGCTTCCAATCTGCCGGAGGATTCCCAATCGGTGAGAGCATCGGTCGTTGCCGAGAGAGAATTTCCGGCCGGAAGCGGAGTGCCGGCACTGCTCGTCTGGCATCGTGACGGGGGGATCTCAGAGGAGGATCTCGTACATATAACCGCAGTATACAGCAAGCTTGAGCAGCAGCCGCTGGAGCATCAGAATTTTGTTCCGCCGCTGGGCAAGCTGCCGCCGCAGGCACTGCAGGCGTCCTTGTCGGAGGACCGGAGCACGCTCGTCACCCCGGTGCTGTTCGACAAGACAGCGGACAGCGACCAGCTTGGGGAGTCGCTCAAGAGCCTGAAGGAGCTGGTCCGGACGGAGACGGGGACTGACCCGTCTGCTGCCAAGCCGGATAGCAGAGACTTAAGCCTGCGTGTGTCCGGCCCGGTTGGAATCTCAGTAGATGCTACAGGGCTATTCAAGAATGCCGATGTGTCGCTGCTGATTGCCACCGTCATTCTGGTGCTGGTCTTCCTGCTGCTGATCTATCGTTCACCTATTCTGGCGTTGATTCCGCTGGTTGCTGTAGGCTTTGCTTATGGCGTAACCAGCCCGGTGCTTGGTCTGATGGCCAAGGAAGGCTGGATTACGGTGGATTCACAGGCGGTCTCGATTATGACGGTGCTGCTCTTCGGGGCAGGGACAGACTATTGCCTGTTCCTGATCTCGCGCTTCCGCCAGATGCTGAAGGTGGAGGAGAACAAGGGGCGTGCACTGCTGAGCGCCATTTCCCACTCTTCGGGGGCGATTGCGATGAGCGGCTTCACCGTGGTGCTGGCCCTCTTCGCTCTGCTGTTGGCGAAATATGGCGCGTACCACCGGTTCGCAGTGCCGTTCAGCGTCTCCATTCTGATTATGGGAGTAGCCAGTCTGACCCTGGTTCCAGCCTTGCTGGCAATCTTCGGACGGACCTCCTTCTTCCCGTTTGTGCCGCGCACGCCGCAGATGGAAGCGGAGCGGGCCAAGGCCAAGGGCAAACCGGTGCCGCAGCCGCAGCCTGCCCGCCGCAAGGGAATTGGATACCTGGTGGTATCCCGCCCGTGGGCCATTGTCGGAATTACAGTAGTGCTTTTGGGAGTGCTGGCCTCATTTTCCAGCGGAATTAAGTTCACTTATGATATTCTGTCGTCGTTCCCGAAGACTATGGAGTCGCGGGAAGGCTTTGACCTGATCGGCAAGCAATTCTCCCCTGGCGAGCTGGCGCCTGCCAAGCTGATGGTTGATACGGAAGGGTTATCCGGCGGAGAAGACCTGAAATCCGTGCTGAGCAGCCTGTCCTACGTGGATGTGGTCTCAGACCCGCAGCAAGGGGCCGTCAACCCGAAGATTACTGCCTATGATATCGAATTCAAGGACAATCCGTATTCGATTGAGGCGATGGATCATATACCGGCACTTCAGGCTACGGTTGAGTCGGCTCTGACGGAATCCGGGATTGAGAACGCGCAGGATAAGGTATGGATTAGCGGCCAGACCGCTACCCAGCACGATACCAAGGAGATTGGGGAACGGGACACCGATCTGATCATCCCGGTCGTTATCGGCCTGATTACGGTGCTGCTGCTGGTCTATCTCAGATCTGTCGTAGCCACAGTATATTTGGTGGGGACAGTAATTCTATCGTTCTTCTCGGCACTGGGCCTGGGCTGGATCATCATTCATTACGTGCTTGGAGCAGATGCGATTCAAGGGGCTATTCCGCTATATTCCTTCGTCTTCCTGGTAGCGCTCGGAGAGGATTACAACATCTTCATGATCTCGAATATCTGGAAAAAGCGTAAGCATATGCCGCTAAAGCAGGCGATTGCAGAAGGTGTGAATGAGACCGGTTCGGTCATTACTTCCGCCGGACTTATCCTGGCCGGTACGTTCGCCGTGCTGGCAAGCCTTCCGATTCAGGTGCTGGTCCAGTTTGGTCTCATCACTGCGATCGGTGTCCTGCTGGATACCTTCGTTGTCCGTCCGTTCCTGGTCCCGGCCATCACCGTCCTCTTTGGCCGTGCGGCTTTCTGGCCGGGTAAGCATCAGGAGATCAGCGAAGCTTCTGCTTCGGATACACAGCAATAA
- a CDS encoding ABC transporter ATP-binding protein, whose protein sequence is MSEQNKAAKPPQGGRHGGFGGGPGGGPGMRMPAEKAKDFKGTLRRLVRYLRPRQVQLIIVFVMAIASTVFSIFSPKVMGKATTKLFEGAYGKMMGVPGAKIDFGYVNDILILLAGLYLFSALFSYIQQYVMAGVAQKVVYDMREQINSKLERLPLKYFDSRTHGEILSRATNDVDNISTTLQQSLTQLITSIVTIVGVIVMMLTISPWLTLITIVTLPLSFVVIMLVTKRSQTYFVGQQKSLGQLNGHVEEMYTGHRIIKAFGREKNSLKDFNAINEDLYNSGWRSQFISGIIMPLMMFIGNLGYVLVCVVGGIFVTKKAIDVGDIQAFIQYSRQFTMPITQTANIANIIQSTIASAERVFELLDEEEEVPETAATLAKRSADAEEGSVEFRHVQFGYKPGELLIEDMNIEVTPGQTIAIVGPTGAGKTTLINLLMRFYEISGGEIVIDGVNITDMKRSELRSKFGMVLQDTWLFNGTIRDNIAYGREGATEADVVRAAKAAHADHFIRTLPLGYDTILNEEASNISQGQKQLLTIARAILADPSILILDEATSSVDTRTEVQIQKAMNTLMHGRTSFVIAHRLSTIKDADLILVMNQGSVIEKGTHVELLEAGGFYADLYNSQFSGDDLPDAG, encoded by the coding sequence ATGAGTGAACAGAACAAAGCAGCGAAGCCGCCGCAGGGCGGCAGACACGGCGGCTTCGGCGGCGGGCCGGGCGGCGGTCCCGGCATGAGAATGCCCGCCGAGAAGGCAAAGGATTTCAAGGGCACCCTGCGCCGCCTGGTCCGGTATTTGCGTCCGCGCCAGGTCCAGCTGATTATTGTATTCGTGATGGCGATTGCCAGTACCGTATTCAGTATTTTCAGCCCCAAGGTCATGGGGAAAGCAACGACCAAGCTTTTCGAAGGTGCTTATGGCAAGATGATGGGCGTGCCTGGAGCTAAGATTGATTTTGGCTATGTGAATGATATTCTGATCCTGCTGGCAGGCCTGTATCTGTTCAGTGCGCTGTTCAGTTATATCCAGCAGTATGTAATGGCCGGTGTGGCACAGAAGGTTGTATACGATATGCGTGAGCAGATCAACAGCAAGCTGGAGCGGCTGCCGCTGAAATATTTCGATTCCCGGACCCACGGGGAGATTCTCAGCCGGGCGACCAATGATGTGGACAACATCAGTACTACCCTGCAGCAGAGCTTGACCCAGCTTATCACCTCCATAGTGACGATTGTCGGGGTTATTGTGATGATGCTGACAATCAGCCCATGGCTGACCCTGATTACGATTGTTACGTTGCCGCTGAGCTTCGTAGTGATTATGCTGGTCACCAAGCGCTCCCAGACCTATTTCGTCGGACAGCAGAAATCGCTGGGCCAGCTGAATGGTCATGTGGAGGAGATGTATACCGGGCACCGGATCATCAAGGCTTTTGGACGGGAAAAGAACTCCCTGAAGGACTTCAATGCCATCAATGAGGACCTGTATAACTCCGGCTGGCGCTCCCAGTTCATCTCCGGGATTATTATGCCGCTGATGATGTTTATCGGGAACCTGGGGTATGTGCTGGTGTGTGTGGTCGGCGGGATCTTCGTGACCAAAAAAGCGATCGATGTCGGCGACATCCAGGCGTTCATCCAGTATTCGCGCCAGTTCACCATGCCGATTACGCAGACCGCGAATATCGCCAACATCATCCAGTCCACCATCGCTTCGGCAGAACGTGTATTTGAACTGCTGGATGAGGAAGAGGAAGTCCCTGAAACGGCAGCTACACTGGCGAAACGTTCAGCAGATGCAGAAGAGGGCTCTGTGGAATTCCGTCACGTGCAGTTCGGCTACAAGCCGGGTGAACTCCTGATTGAAGACATGAACATCGAAGTCACTCCTGGACAGACCATCGCAATTGTAGGACCAACCGGAGCCGGCAAAACCACGCTGATCAACCTGCTCATGCGCTTCTATGAGATCAGCGGCGGGGAGATTGTGATCGACGGTGTGAACATCACCGATATGAAGCGCAGCGAGCTGCGCAGCAAATTCGGTATGGTGCTCCAGGATACCTGGCTGTTCAACGGGACCATCCGCGATAATATCGCTTACGGCCGGGAAGGGGCTACGGAGGCTGATGTGGTGCGGGCAGCCAAGGCTGCGCATGCCGATCACTTCATCCGTACGCTGCCGCTCGGGTATGACACGATTCTGAATGAAGAGGCCTCCAACATCTCCCAGGGTCAAAAGCAGCTGCTGACCATCGCCCGGGCGATTCTGGCCGATCCGTCCATCCTTATTCTGGATGAAGCAACCAGCAGCGTAGATACGCGCACAGAAGTGCAGATCCAGAAGGCGATGAACACGCTGATGCACGGCAGAACCAGCTTCGTGATCGCTCACCGCCTGTCCACCATCAAGGACGCCGATCTGATCCTGGTGATGAACCAGGGCAGTGTCATTGAGAAGGGCACCCATGTGGAACTGCTGGAAGCCGGCGGCTTCTATGCCGATCTCTATAACAGCCAGTTCTCCGGGGATGACCTGCCGGACGCAGGCTGA
- a CDS encoding ABC transporter ATP-binding protein, with protein MIKLMKQLKPFRLAVAGVLILVFLQSMGDLYLPTLMSDIIDKGIVDGDQPYIWRIGGFMLLVAAGGVLCSVIASYLSARVAAGFGKNTRSRVFNHVENFTLHEFDKLGTASLITRTTNDITQVQTVLTMMLRMMVGAPMMMIGGIIMAVSEDAKLSLIFVVVIPLLVGAIFFIGMKGLPLFKAIQIKLDKLNLVLREHLTGIRVIRSFNRIEHENRRFSAANRDLTDTAIKVNKVMAGLMPLMMIVMNFSMIAILYYGGIRIGDGDLQVGSLMAFIQYAMQIMFSLIMVSMMFVLIPRASASALRINEVLDMQPEIKDPTSAELKTTATATHADGRDEMRGYVEFDNVSFAYPGAEQAALSGITFSARPGEITAIIGGTGSGKSTLLNMIPRFYDAVEGTVSVDGVDVRQMTQEDLRSKIGYIPQKAVLFTGTINENIRYGKEDATEEEILHAAKVAQAYDFVSAMKEGFDSSISQGGGNVSGGQKQRLSIARALVRKPEVYLFDDSFSALDFKTDAKLRAALKEETTESTVLIVAQRVSTVMDADRIIVLDEGKIVGMGTHRELLDNNEVYREIVSSQLSEEEIA; from the coding sequence TTGATTAAATTAATGAAACAACTGAAGCCCTTCCGCTTGGCCGTCGCAGGGGTATTGATTCTGGTATTCCTGCAGTCCATGGGGGACCTGTATCTCCCCACCTTGATGAGTGACATTATCGATAAAGGGATTGTGGACGGAGACCAGCCGTATATCTGGAGAATCGGCGGCTTCATGCTGCTGGTGGCGGCCGGAGGCGTGCTGTGCTCTGTTATTGCCAGCTATCTGTCAGCCAGAGTGGCGGCCGGCTTCGGGAAGAATACCCGTTCCCGGGTGTTCAATCATGTGGAGAACTTTACGCTCCATGAATTCGATAAGCTGGGCACGGCCTCATTGATTACACGTACCACTAATGATATTACACAGGTTCAGACCGTCCTGACTATGATGCTCCGCATGATGGTCGGTGCCCCGATGATGATGATCGGCGGGATTATTATGGCGGTGTCGGAGGATGCCAAGCTCTCGCTGATCTTTGTGGTGGTGATTCCGCTGCTGGTCGGAGCGATATTTTTCATCGGAATGAAGGGGCTTCCGCTGTTCAAGGCGATCCAGATCAAGCTGGACAAATTAAATCTGGTGCTGCGCGAGCATCTGACCGGTATCCGCGTCATCCGCTCGTTCAACCGGATTGAGCATGAGAACAGACGGTTCAGTGCAGCGAACCGCGATCTTACCGATACGGCGATTAAAGTCAACAAGGTGATGGCGGGACTCATGCCGCTGATGATGATTGTCATGAACTTCTCGATGATTGCCATTCTGTATTACGGCGGAATCCGTATCGGCGACGGCGATCTGCAGGTGGGTTCCCTGATGGCATTCATTCAGTATGCGATGCAGATTATGTTCTCGCTGATCATGGTATCGATGATGTTCGTGCTCATTCCAAGAGCTTCAGCTTCAGCGCTGCGTATTAATGAAGTGCTGGATATGCAGCCTGAGATTAAGGACCCTACCTCTGCAGAACTGAAGACTACGGCTACAGCGACTCATGCGGACGGCCGTGACGAGATGCGCGGGTATGTGGAGTTTGACAATGTATCCTTCGCTTATCCGGGTGCGGAACAGGCGGCCTTGTCGGGAATTACCTTCAGTGCGCGCCCCGGTGAGATTACTGCTATTATCGGCGGAACCGGCTCAGGCAAGTCCACGCTGCTGAACATGATTCCGAGATTCTATGATGCTGTAGAGGGTACGGTAAGTGTGGACGGTGTGGATGTGCGCCAGATGACGCAGGAGGATCTGCGCAGCAAGATTGGTTATATTCCGCAAAAAGCCGTGCTGTTCACCGGTACCATCAACGAGAATATCCGTTACGGCAAAGAGGATGCTACCGAGGAAGAGATTCTTCATGCCGCCAAGGTGGCGCAGGCCTATGACTTCGTCTCGGCGATGAAGGAAGGCTTCGATTCAAGCATCTCCCAGGGGGGCGGCAACGTCTCCGGCGGCCAGAAGCAGCGCCTGTCGATCGCCCGTGCCCTTGTCCGCAAACCGGAGGTGTACCTGTTCGACGACAGCTTCTCCGCGCTGGACTTCAAGACGGATGCCAAGCTGCGGGCTGCTCTCAAGGAGGAGACTACGGAATCTACTGTCCTTATTGTGGCACAGCGGGTAAGCACGGTAATGGACGCAGACCGGATTATCGTACTGGATGAAGGTAAGATTGTCGGAATGGGCACGCACCGTGAGCTGCTGGACAACAATGAGGTGTACCGCGAGATCGTATCCTCGCAGCTGTCAGAGGAGGAAATAGCATGA
- a CDS encoding MarR family transcriptional regulator yields MTLLICIARASHASDLGLKVSEISRFLGLTPPTVTQLINSLEAKKMVERQADPSDRRVVRIKLTEQGKIITRKARDHMDATLHRMVEYLGEEESDQLAELLLKVYAFMEDNPPPNLDRLQMNGDEKLD; encoded by the coding sequence ATGACTTTACTGATATGTATTGCACGGGCGTCGCATGCTTCAGATCTGGGACTTAAGGTGTCGGAGATCAGCCGTTTCCTGGGACTGACTCCGCCAACGGTAACCCAGCTGATTAACAGCCTGGAAGCCAAGAAGATGGTAGAACGGCAGGCAGATCCGTCTGACCGCAGGGTAGTGCGCATCAAGTTGACCGAACAGGGGAAAATTATTACCCGCAAGGCCAGGGACCATATGGACGCCACACTTCACAGGATGGTGGAGTATTTAGGTGAGGAAGAATCTGATCAACTGGCGGAACTGCTGCTGAAAGTCTATGCCTTTATGGAGGATAATCCTCCGCCTAATCTAGACCGGCTACAAATGAACGGAGATGAGAAGCTTGATTAA